Proteins from one Hyperolius riggenbachi isolate aHypRig1 chromosome 2, aHypRig1.pri, whole genome shotgun sequence genomic window:
- the LOC137545709 gene encoding keratin, type II cytoskeletal 5-like gives MRRSQGFGSRSVVGGGGGGSFSTASVGGAIGGYGGGGGGGGMKSSFSSVSVRGVGGGGACGVGGGGGYSHGGGGMTSRSLIALGGHKKISNVTATRVSSGGGGFGGGGIGGGFGGGGLGGGFGGGIGGGGGGGFGGGMGGGGGMGGGGFGGFGGGFPDGGPNFPVCPPGGIQQVTINQSLLAPLNLEIDPNISKVRTEEREQIKTLNNKFASFIDKVRFLEQQNQVLKTKWNFLQEQGQKGGTKRNNVEPLFEAYMSNLRRQLDGLLNDKGRLESELKNMQDMVEDFKNKYEDEINKRTTAENEFVILKKDVDAAYMNKVELEAKVDALTDEINFLRTLYDMEMRDLQGQLEDTSVILSMDNNRSLDLHGLINEVKAQYDEIAQRSKAEAESAYAMKLQQLQETAGQHGTSLKSSKNEIAELNRMIQRLRSEIENVKKQCASLQTSINEAEERGELAIKDAQKKLEDLNAALKKAKEDLAKQLREYQELMNVKLALDIEIATYRTMLEGEECRMSGEITNPVNISVVSGSTSYNIGGGGGAGGGGFGAGGGFGAGGGGGGFGAGGGGGGFGGGASGGGYGSGGGYGSGGGGYGQGGYGAGGGGYGGGADFGAGGGGGGYSGGYSVGGGGGGGDFGAGGSSFSSGSRQGMTIISKTSSSSSRTAY, from the exons ATGAGAAGGAGCCAGGGATTTGGCAGTAGGTCTgtagtgggtggtggtggtggtgggagctTTTCTACTGCCAGTGTTGGAGGTGCTATTGGTGGTTATGGTGGGGGTGGTGGAGGGGGTGGAATGAAGAGTAGCTTCAGTTCTGTTTCTGTTAGAGGAGTTGGCGGTGGAGGAGCATGTGGGGTTGGGGGTGGTGGAGGCTACTCACATGGAGGAGGTGGCATGACCTCCAGAAGTCTAATTGCTCTTGGAGGTCATAAAAAAATATCAAATGTTACTGCTACTCGTGTAAGCAGTGGTGGAGGAGGATTTGGTGGTGGTGGAATAGGTGGAGGTTTTGGTGGCGGTGGATTAGGTGGAGGATTTGGGGGTGGAATtggaggtggtggaggtggaggatTTGGTGGTGGAATGGGAGGTGGTGGTGGAATGGGAGGTGgtggatttggtggatttggaggTGGCTTTCCTGATGGTGGCCCAAATTTTCCTGTTTGCCCACCTGGTGGAATTCAACAAGTGACCATTAACCAGAGTCTTCTAGCACCACTCAACCTGGAAATTGATCCAAACATCTCAAAAGTCAGAACAGAAGAAAGAGAGCAAATCAAGACCCTCAACAATAAATTTGCATCCTTCATTGATAAG GTCAGGTTTTTGGAGCAGCAAAATCAGGTCCTGAAGACAAAATGGAACTTCCTCCAGGAACAGGGTCAAAAAGGAGGTACAAAAAGAAACAACGTTGAACCTCTTTTTGAGGCTTACATGAGTAACCTAAGGCGGCAACTGGACGGATTGCTCAATGACAAAGGTCGCCTGGAATCAGAACTGAAGAACATGCAAGACATGGTGGAAGACTTCAAAAACAA ATATGAAGATGAAATAAACaaacgcaccacagcagagaatgaATTTGTAATACTGAAAAAG GATGTAGATGCTGCTTATATGAACAAAGTGGAACTGGAAGCGAAAGTAGATGCCTTAACCGATGAGATCAATTTCCTGAGAACCCTCTACGACATG GAAATGCGAGACCTTCAAGGCCAGCTGGAGGATACCTCCGTCATTCTGTCCATGGACAACAACCGAAGCCTAGATCTACATGGGCTTATTAATGAAGTTAAGGCTCAATACGATGAAATTGCCCAAAGATCCAAAGCAGAGGCTGAGAGTGCGTATGCCATGAAG CTCCAGCAGCTACAAGAAACTGCAGGCCAGCATGGCACAAGTCTGAAGAGCAGTAAGAACGAGATAGCCGAGCTGAACCGAATGATCCAGAGGCTGAGGTCTGAAATTGAGAATGTGAAGAAACAG TGTGCCAGTCTGCAGACTTCTATCAATGAGGCTGAAGAGAGAGGTGAACTTGCAATAAAAGATGCCCAGAAAAAGCTGGAGGACCTCAATGCCGCACTTAAGAAGGCCAAGGAAGACCTTGCCAAGCAGCTGCGTGAATACCAGGAGCTCATGAATGTCAAACTGGCCTTGGATATTGAGATAGCCACGTACAGAACAATGCTGGAAGGAGAGGAGTGCAG AATGTCTGGGGAAATCACAAATCCTGTTAACATCT CTGTAGTGAGCGGCTCCACTTCGTACaatattggaggaggaggaggagctggtggTGGCGGatttggagcaggaggaggatttggagcaggaggaggaggaggaggatttggagcaggaggaggaggaggaggatttggaGGAGGAGCATCAGGAGGTGGATATGGATCAGGAGGTGGATATGGATCAGGAGGAGGTGGATATGGACAAGGAGGATACGGAGCTGGAGGTGGCGGATATGGAGGCGGAGCTGACTTTGGAGctggaggaggtggtggtggatatAGCGGTGGATATTcagtaggaggtggaggaggtggaggagactTTGGTGCTGGTGGGAGCAGCTTTAGCTCAGGAAGCAGGCAAGGCATGACAATCATCTCCAAAACATCTTCCAGTTCATCCCGAACAGCATATTAA